The segment AAGTCCCAGGCTTGCGCGCGCCGAGCGCCTCAAGGTCAGAAGACGACTCCGACGAGCCGGATACTCCGGAGTAGGCGCGGTAAAAAAAGGACAGGCGACCGAGACCGGCGGGATGCTAAGATAAGGCGTCTCGCCGGGAACTGCGCGACAGCAGTGCGGCGAACTCCGCCAGGACCGGAAGGTAGCAACGGTAAGTCGTTACTCTGGGCGACGCACCATTCCCGGCGCCTGTCCTTTTTTGGCGAACGTGAACAGCATCGTGTCTAATCTTGCCCTCTACCGAAAATACAGAAGCCAAACGTTCGCCGACCTCATTGGGCAGGAACACGTTGTCAAGACCCTGCAGAGCGCCATCAGGCAGAACAAGATATCGCACGCGTACCTCTTCACGGGCCCTCGCGGTACGGGCAAGACCTCCACGGCAAGGCTCCTCGCCAAGGCATTGAACTGCGAAAACGGTCCTGCTGCCGAGCCGTGCAACGAGTGCGAGGCGTGTGTGTCGATCACAAACGGCAATTGCCTCGACGTCATCGAAATGGACGCAGCGAGCGAGTCGAAAGTCGAGATGGTGCGAACAAGCGTCGTCGAGGCGAGCGAGTACATGCCGTCGTCGTGCCGCTACAGGGTGTTCATCATCGACGAGGTTCACGACCTCTCCCCCAAGGCGTTCGACGCGCTGCTCAAGACGATCGAGGAGCCGCCCGCCCACGTCGTGTTCATTTTGGCGACCACGGAGTTCAACAAGGTTCCGACTACCGTGCGCTCTCGGTGCCAGCGGTTCGAGTTTCACCGCGGGACCATTCCCGAAGTTGCCGGCCGACTGGAGTACGTCGCCAAAGCCGAAGGTATCGAGTACGAGCCGTCGGCGCTCGTCGCGATCGCTCGCATGTCTGACGGCGGATTTCGCGACGCGTTGACGCTCCTCGAGCAGGCGATCCTGACGAGCGACGAAAAGGTGACGCTGCAGCAGGTATACGACCAGCTCGGCCTGATCGCGGACGAATCGACGGACAAGTTGCTTGCGGCTATGAAGGCGCGAAATGTCAAGGAAATCATAGTAGAACTTGAACAAATCTATCGCCTTGGCCGCGACCCAAGATCGATTCTGGAGTCGCTTCTCATGCGACTGGCCGATCTCACAAGAGCTTTGTACGGCGTGGAGGTTGGGGCGTCGATCGACTCGAGCGCCGAAGCGAGCCTCGCCTCGACGTCGGCAGATCTGGGCGAAGCGGCCATCCTGAAGTACAGGTCGGAGCTGTCCCAGGCGCACCGATTCGCGCGCGATGTCACCCTCCCCAGACTTTGGCTCGAGTCGGAGTTGATCCGTATTAGCTCGCAAGGCCAAGAGCCTGCGGCTCCGGCGAAGCAGCAGCCGGTCGAAGGGCCCGCAGAGAAAGCGAAACCGTCAGAACCCGAGCCAAAAAAGGCGACGAGCGATCAGCCGAAGGTGCCTCCCGCGCCGCCGGTCGAGTCCGCGAACGGCCAGTCTGATGAAATGGTGCTTGTTGCGTCCGCTTGGGCGACAACGGTCGAAGGGCTGATGGGCCAGTACCGGTCGGCGGGCAACAGGCTCTCGAAGAGCAAGATCATCAAGGTGAACGGCAACGTCGCTACCGTCGGATTTGATCGCAAGGTTGATGCTGACTTTTTCGACAGGAAGTTGGACGCGCAGAAGAAGGTGCTGGAGTTCTGGCGCGAGACCCCAGCCGCAAAATACGAACTGAAATTTGTGTCCCGGGCAAAGCCGTCCGGTCGTTCGACCGAGGTTGAGCAGGCGACGGTAGAATTGCCGGTGACCGGCGAACGATTGCGAGAGATGGGACATGAGGTTTTGGGCCAAGCAAAGAAGCCTGACGAGCAGCAGGACTGAATTCGGTGACGACTGGAGGGATCGATGAAACTACCTAAGAACTTTGGCGGAAACAGTTTGCAGCAGATGATGGCGCAGGCGCAGCAGGCGATGGCGCGCGCCAAAAACCTAGAGGTCGAGTTGAAGGAAGAGCGCATTGAAATCGACAAGGGGCCCGTGAAAGCGAGCTTCGACGGTACTGGCGAACTGCTCTCGATCAGCATTGACAAAGAGGTGCTGGACCCCGAAGACGTCGAAGCGCTCGAAGACCTGATAGTCGGCCTCGTGCGCGATGGGAGCACCAAGGCGGCTGACCTTCGGAACGAAAAGATGAAGGCGATCATGCCGGACGTTCCCGAAGGGATGATGCCTTTCTAATTCGTCATGCTGTTCGCCCGCCCGCTAGCAGAACTGATCGCCGAATTTGAAAAGCTGCCGGGCATCGGTCCGAAGTCGGCGCAGAGGCTGGCGTTCCACGTTCTGAGACAGCCAGAGGACGACGTGCGCAGATTCGCCGAAGCGTTGACCGTCGCAAGATCGGAGTTGCGGCTGTGCGCGACGTGCCAGAACGTGAGCGAGTCCGAGCAGTGCGAGATGTGCGGCGATCCGAGCCGCGACCGGTCGACGATCTGCGTCGTCTCAGAGCCCAGGGACATCTCGGCGATCGAGAGGACGAACGAGTATCGCGGCGTGTACCACGTGCTGCACGGAGTGCTCAGCCCAATGGACGACGTAGGCCCAGAACAGCTCAAAATCCGAGAGCTGCTGCAACGGTTGGAGGGCGACGTGAAAGAGGTCATCTTGGCGACCAACCCCACGGTCGAGGGCGACACGACGGCGCTGTACCTTGCGAAGCTCATCAAGCCGATCGGGATTCTGGTGACAAAGCTCGCGCACGGCATGCCGGTCGGCGGCGAGCTGGACTACACCGATAGCGCGACGCTGCTGAGCGCTTTGGAGTACCGGAGGGAGATGTGATGCGTGTGCTGGTGATCGGATCGGGCGGTCGCGAACACGCGCTTTGCTGGAAGCTCGGCCAAGAGGCGGAGGTGCTTTGCGCGCCAGGCAACGCCGGAATCGCCGAGACCTGCGACGTGGAGAAAGTCGCGCCGGAAGACAGCGCGGCGGTTGTCGAGCTTGCCAAGCGCAGCGAGGTCGACCTGGTCGTGATCGGCCCGGAGGGGCCGCTGATCGCCGGGCTGGCCGACGAGCTGCGGTCAGCGGGGATCGCCGCGTTCGGGCCGGGCAGGGATGGGGCTGTGCTCGAGGGCTCCAAGGCGTTCAGCAAGCGCATGATGATCGAGGCAGGAGTGCCGACTGCCGAGTACGGCGACTTCACCGACGTGGATGACGCCATCGCATTTGCAGCAAAGATGTTCGACCGGGGCAAGAGCGTTGCGGTCAAAGCCAGCGGTGCTGCGCTCGGTAAAGGCGTCGCGATCTGCCACACGCTTGAGGAAGCGCGCGCCGCGCTGCAAGCGACGATGGTCGATCGGGTTTTCGGCGCAGCCGGCGAAACCGTCGTCGTCGAGGAGTGCCTGTACGGAAAGGAGTTCAGCCTGCTGACCCTGGTATCCGGCGACAGCTCTTGGTCCTTGCCCGTCGCTCAAGATTACAAGCGGGCGTTCAACGGCGATCGCGGCCCGAACACCGGCGGCATGGGTGCTTACTCGCCGGTGGAATGGCTTTCTAACGGTCTGCTGCACGAGACGGAGGAGCGCGTCGTCGCGCCGATGCTTGCCGCGATGAAGAAGCGCGGAATCGACTTTCGCGGAGTGCTGTACAGCGGCCTGATGGTGTCGGACGGCAAACCGTTCTGCTTGGAGTACAACGTCCGGTTCGGCGACCCGGAGACACAGACGATACTGCGGCGGCTCGGCAGCGGGTTCGCGGAGGCTCTGCGCGCGGTGGCCGCCGGTGAGCCGGTGCCCGAGGTCGAAGTGCTGCCCGAAGCGGCGATCACCGTCGTCATGGCGAGCGAGGGGTATCCGGGCAAGTATCCGAAGGGGAAGAAGCTGCTCGTGCCGAGCGAACTGCCCGGCGAAGTCGTCGTGTTCCATGCCGGTACCTCGTTGCTGATGCACGACGTGGTCACCAGCGGAGGACGAGTGCTAGGCGTCTCGGCGACCGGCGGGGACATTGAATCTGCACGGGCGACGGCGTACCGCGCGGTCGAGGACATTCAGTTCGCCGGAAGGCAGTACCGCACCGATATCGGCGCGTAAAGTTTCTGATACACTGAAGGCATGATCGCCAGCGTCGCGTTCGCGCTTCTGGTCTTGCCACAGGCTGGCCTGTCGCAGCAGCGCGACGTGCCCGACGGCCTGAACGCGATCGTCGCGTATCAGCAGGCGGCCGCGATTCTCAGGCAGGAACCGTTGTGGAGCATCCAACGGAGCATCCAACGGAGCTATGAGATCTACGACTTGGAATCGCGCCGGATGCTTTTGCCAAGGATCGCGCGCGTCCACGGTGCGGTGCGGGTTGGAAACAAGCGACC is part of the Armatimonadota bacterium genome and harbors:
- the dnaX gene encoding DNA polymerase III subunit gamma/tau, with product MNSIVSNLALYRKYRSQTFADLIGQEHVVKTLQSAIRQNKISHAYLFTGPRGTGKTSTARLLAKALNCENGPAAEPCNECEACVSITNGNCLDVIEMDAASESKVEMVRTSVVEASEYMPSSCRYRVFIIDEVHDLSPKAFDALLKTIEEPPAHVVFILATTEFNKVPTTVRSRCQRFEFHRGTIPEVAGRLEYVAKAEGIEYEPSALVAIARMSDGGFRDALTLLEQAILTSDEKVTLQQVYDQLGLIADESTDKLLAAMKARNVKEIIVELEQIYRLGRDPRSILESLLMRLADLTRALYGVEVGASIDSSAEASLASTSADLGEAAILKYRSELSQAHRFARDVTLPRLWLESELIRISSQGQEPAAPAKQQPVEGPAEKAKPSEPEPKKATSDQPKVPPAPPVESANGQSDEMVLVASAWATTVEGLMGQYRSAGNRLSKSKIIKVNGNVATVGFDRKVDADFFDRKLDAQKKVLEFWRETPAAKYELKFVSRAKPSGRSTEVEQATVELPVTGERLREMGHEVLGQAKKPDEQQD
- a CDS encoding YbaB/EbfC family nucleoid-associated protein, whose translation is MKLPKNFGGNSLQQMMAQAQQAMARAKNLEVELKEERIEIDKGPVKASFDGTGELLSISIDKEVLDPEDVEALEDLIVGLVRDGSTKAADLRNEKMKAIMPDVPEGMMPF
- the recR gene encoding recombination protein RecR; the encoded protein is MLFARPLAELIAEFEKLPGIGPKSAQRLAFHVLRQPEDDVRRFAEALTVARSELRLCATCQNVSESEQCEMCGDPSRDRSTICVVSEPRDISAIERTNEYRGVYHVLHGVLSPMDDVGPEQLKIRELLQRLEGDVKEVILATNPTVEGDTTALYLAKLIKPIGILVTKLAHGMPVGGELDYTDSATLLSALEYRREM
- the purD gene encoding phosphoribosylamine--glycine ligase, whose translation is MRVLVIGSGGREHALCWKLGQEAEVLCAPGNAGIAETCDVEKVAPEDSAAVVELAKRSEVDLVVIGPEGPLIAGLADELRSAGIAAFGPGRDGAVLEGSKAFSKRMMIEAGVPTAEYGDFTDVDDAIAFAAKMFDRGKSVAVKASGAALGKGVAICHTLEEARAALQATMVDRVFGAAGETVVVEECLYGKEFSLLTLVSGDSSWSLPVAQDYKRAFNGDRGPNTGGMGAYSPVEWLSNGLLHETEERVVAPMLAAMKKRGIDFRGVLYSGLMVSDGKPFCLEYNVRFGDPETQTILRRLGSGFAEALRAVAAGEPVPEVEVLPEAAITVVMASEGYPGKYPKGKKLLVPSELPGEVVVFHAGTSLLMHDVVTSGGRVLGVSATGGDIESARATAYRAVEDIQFAGRQYRTDIGA